In the genome of Pyrobaculum islandicum DSM 4184, the window ATAAAAACATTCATACGCAAAAAAGCGAAAAAGAGCTCATTCCAGTCTAACAATATGTCGTCGGTTATAAGAGTTGTCGTCTCTAGCTAAGGCGTTTAGACCGTCCCTCGGCGTTAGTTACAAGCAACTACGTTTATGTGGCTATCATATATTTGTATATGGCAGATAGTGTCAAAATTCTGCGTTTTTTAAGTAGCTTAAACGAATTCTATATGTCTCTACAAACGTGAAGTTATTGTTTGATAAACACGTAGGCCTACCTATAGTAAAAGACTAGCATGTAATATGCAATAGAGAGGACTACGACTAAGACGGCGGCTTTCAAAAGTAGTTTATATACTCTCGCCGATTCGCAACCGTAGTATTCACATGTTAAGACCAGGCAGGAATGGGCTGGGCTTAACATAACGCCGAGGAAGCCGCCAGTAAACGCTAATGCAAGAGCAGGTCCGTGTATCAGAGGAGATATAGGCGGGAAGGCTAATCCGGCGAAGGTAAACTCTATCCCAGTGGCTAAACCTACGGCAAAGGGTATGAAGAAAATTGCAAAAGCTGAGTATCCACTTAGAAGCTCGGCTAATTGGGTACTGAGCCCACTCTCTTTTATATACTGGGCGAAGACAAGAGAGAAGACTATGACAGATAGAATACGGGGGTTAAGCGCATATTTAAACGAGGCAATTATTTGCACCCTCGGCACTTTGTATACAACGACGTATGTCAAATAGACAGAGGCTACCGCCAGCGGAAGCGGTATTGTGAAAGATAGGGCGGCTACTGTGACAAGCGGCCATAGAGCTAGTAAATCTCTAGGTCTCCCGACTATTGCGACGTTTGTCACTAGCGGTGTGCCCATAGCCACGCCTGCAACTACTGCAAATAAGGCGGCTGGCCACGCCCACTCCACTACTTGCCACACAGACACCCCCAACACTGCAGATGTAATTAACACGCCTTGGAATAGCGGCCATATGGATATCCAAATGTGGCGCATCCAGTAGTTTAAAAAAGTCTTCTCATTTCTATCAAGCCCCATTTTTTCATAGAGAGGATCTACAACTACGGCACTTACATAGGCGCCGCCTGGCATAGGGAGGAGTCCAATTGCGGCAGGTATTAAAAACGCGGCGGCTCTTGGGCCGAGGGCGCTTAAGCCGCTTGCGATCTTATACCCCTTTTCTTTTAATAAAAAGCCGAGGGCCATGGCGAAGATTAGAGACGCCAAGATATAGGCCATAGATTCATTAAAGGCAGAGATAGAAACTTTCCACAAACTGGCGCCAAAAGCAACGGCGCCGTATATTAACGCGCCTACAGCGAGGGATATAGAGACATCTAATTTACGAGATAAAGTGCCAAATACTATAAACAGGACGATAAGTAAAAAAGTTGCTAATATGATCAAGCCTCAGTTGTGGCAGATGCGGATTGAGAAGAGGCGTAGAGAATCCTTCTCTTGTAATTCCTTATATTTCTCCTCCTCGGCGTTAGATTCTTTCTCGGCTTAGCCGGTATCTTAGGAGTTTGATTTCTCACCTTACCAGCCTTCGTCAGCGATCCGTGAGACGGCATAAGATAAGAAACGCTCCCATTTAAAAATTTTATGCTTATCAATGATCAAACTTTTAACCTCGTAAGTGCGTTCACCAGCCGGATTCCCAAGGCCGGTTGGCTCATAGGTTGTTGTGTTTGACGCGCCCGTCCGCCTGGGCACGGCCGGGCCCCGCGCGCCTGGGTTGCCCCTGTGCGGCTCGGGCGCGCGCCCCGAGCTCCCCCGGGGAAGGCCGGTTGTGTAAAGGGGAGCTACAGTTCTCTTTTCTAGAAATACGCAATATCTAGTCGGCCGCCTGTCCCTAGGCTGTTATGCCTAGGGACTTTCTCCTCGCCCACGCCTTCATGGGTATCCAAGATACCTCGGGCGTGGGGTCATCGGGCATGGGGCCGGGCGGCACGCGGCCCTCCTCGAGTGCCCTCCTTTCGGTGTTTATGACGGCGGCGACGTCCCTCCCCCACTCCCGCCCGCAGTGGGGGCACCGGAGGAGCCTCGGGGCAGAGCCCCTCGCAAGCCCCCCGCCACACCGCGGGCAGGTGGAGGAGGTTCTCCTCGGATTGACCTTCACCACGGGGATCCCCCTCTCCCTTGCCTTACGTATAATTTCCCTCAACATACTTCTAAAGCCAGCTTTGTAGATTCTATCTCTTAATACAGGATCATCAACTCTCGATATCATGTTTTTTGGCACTTCCTTTGGCAAATTTTCGACGGCTATTGCGGCACCTAACCTCTCCGCCTCTCTGACTACGAAATTGGCCGCCTTCCTCCGGATGTCGCTCTTCTTGTTCAGTTCGTTTTTCTTCAGCGCACGGCTTGTGTAGCGGTTGCCCTTGAGAGACTGCATAACCTCTCTCCGGCTGTGGTAGCCGAGTGTGATATCTCTAATCCCAGTCTCAAGGATGTACACCCTGCCGCCGGCCTTCACAGCCACGTTGTTCTCGTTGAGGTCAACGGCGATGATGCCCTTCGCCGGCCTCTCCTCTACAACCTTCTCGAAGACGAAGTAGACGTAGACCGCCCTCCTCTTTTCGTCCAGCTTTAGCCTCGGCTGCGACTTCAGCCTCCAGCCGCCGTTGAGGTGCTTCCAGAACTGCTTGGTCGGCCAAAGCGGTATCGTTATCCGACCTCTGTGCGTTGACACCCTTATGGCGGTATAGCCCTCTGGCTTCCAGAGGCGGTCGTCAAGCCAGATGCTGATCCTTCGTATTTCTGGCTTTTCCGTCTTCGCCTTGCCCTCGCGCTTCAGCGCCATAAAGCTCTTTACGCGTGTGGCTGCGTCCTGCGCAGCCGTGTAGACGTAGTGGGATGGGAGGTCGGGGTACCTCCCCCTCAGCTCGCTGTACAGAGCCTTGCGGAGTGAGACCTGCCCCGTCACGCCGCGCTTAAAGCCGTATTCAACGAACTCGACGACGAACTCCTTATACCTCTCCTCCAGCTCCTTCAACGCGTTGAACTTCCTCCAGCTCAGCCGCGGGCTGGGGACGGCGACGGCGTGCGTCAAGACGTCTTTCTTCTCGTCTTTCTTCTCAGCGTTGCTCTTGTTGCGCCTCCGGCTCCGCCTCCTCTGTCCGCTCCCCTTTTCTATATCCCCTGCTTCCATAATAAGATATAGTCCGCCGCACTGCGCTTTTCAGGATAGCTCTTGATTTTTGAGTAGAACTTTACCACGTCGCTGTCAACTTCGTCTGTCTGCCCCCCTTAAGAGGACAACAACGCGGCGGCGTAACTCTGGGCGGCGCCACCTCACAACCGTGCCGCACTCTCTACACACATACTCGCCGCTCTGCAACACTATTTTGCCAGAGCTACAGTACGGACAAATCATGAGTCGTTGCAATCCTCTACCTTTTTAAACAACACCTTATAACAAGATATATGGAGAGGGAGTTTTCCAAAAGTTCAAACTCCAGCCTTAGGAGTTCAGCTACATAATCCCACAGCCTTACCCCATAAATCCGCGTCTCACAGGCCGGGCAAGTGAAACACACATAGACGCCGTGTAAAGCGTACAAACGAGGGACATAGACCTCGTTGAAAAATATACGACATATAAAGCGTAGTCAATGAAAAATATACGAAACACTAACGTGTTGAACATACAACTGTCTAACTAGCTGGAAGACCTCCCCCGTCTCCAGCGCCCTCTTGGCCTCCGAGACCCTCCGCTCAAAGAGGTTCCTCGGCCCACCAGGGCGCTTTGACTCTCTCTGGACATCTCTTAGGTGAAAAGCCTTTTATATCGAGTACTGGGGTTCCGTTGAATAGATCTACTCCGTCTACGTAGAGCACGCGGCCATCACGCTTAAGTAGTCGGGCAATTGTCACAGCTATTGGGTTCGGCCTATCGGGGCTGTCTGTTGCAAAAACTCCAACCTCTGGGGCCCCCTCGACTCTTTTTGGTCTTACAACAAGCGGCCTCCCCCGGAATTTGTGGAGGTAAGCTATGATAATTATGTGGCTATACTCCTCAATCCCCGCGAGACCAGCCTCATACTCAGGTAAAATTTCTACGACGGCCTCAACTACCCGCCTCTTTTTTACTTCCTCGTCGGAGTAATTATGTCGTATATATCCAATGGGGGTAAGGCTATACATATACACGGGGTAAAATAAGCGAGATGAATAGGACAAATAATACAAATAGAGTTAGTGCAGTATATATGGCGTCTTTCTCCCTTATGAATTCGGCTACTGCCAGTGCCACGCGTACCAGGGGGGTAGCCATCAACACCGCCAGACCTATAAACAACAACGCTACGGCTGGGTGGGAGGGGAGGTTTATCACTAGACTAGCCGGAGGATACAGTGAGGAGTTTATAGGCGAACGGAGGTTGGCCAGTTCCGAAATCGACTTGTCCGGCCCTAGGGCGAGGAGGAGAAGGCCTGAGAGGATGAGGGCTACGCTGGCGGCAAGCCCCGCTCTCATCACCAACACGATTACGTCTTCTAGCTCCATACCCCCTTCAACAACATCTGTACCCCCAGCAGGAGCACCACCGTGGCAAAAAAGAACCGGACCGATCTACTCCTGAGGTGTGGCAATAGTCTGCTACCAACGTAGGCGCCGGCAAGTACGCCGAGGGCAGTCGCGGCAGCTAAGAAGGGCTGTATATAGCCGTGGACCCAGTACACCGCCGTCCCCGTGGCGGCGGTCACGCCTATCATGAAGTTGCTAGTGGCGGTAGACACCTTGATGGGGAGGGCCATCGCCCAGTCCATAGCCAACACCTTAAGCGCCCCTCCGCCTATGCCCAAGAAGCCGGACACGAGACCCGCGGCAAACATGATCAGCGCGCCAAGCCACCACCTAACTCCGTAATACTCCACCGTCTCTCCCCTTGCGGCGTCGTAATACCTACCTCTAAGCTTTAAAAAAGAAGTCCAGCGGTCTGGCGGAGGTCTAGGCCGCTCGCCTAGCTTAGCCACGGCCCACTGCATATAGGAGGAAAAGATGAGCACAGCGCCGAATACCAAATACACCACTCTTTGTAGCCCCGAGGCGTAGATCCAGGCGGCTGTGAGGGAGCCCGCCAGAGCGCCGAGGGTGGTGGAGATCTCTAGAGACATGCCTATTCTGACGTTGGTAAGCCTATCTCTCACATATGTTGCACTAGTCGCCAAAGAGGTGGCTATGGTAGAGACGAGGCTTGCGCCTGCGGCGTATTCCACAGGCACCCCAAGGGCGAGGACATAAATCGGCACCAACACCACCCCGCCGCCCAACCCCGTGAGAGACCCCACGAAGCCTGCGAAGACGCTTATTGTAAAGAGGGCGGCAAATAACAATGTGACATTCATATATGGGGCAACAGCTTAAAATATTAAAGTTTGTAGAGCTGATGTACCTCGGCGAGATCTATTCCATAGTCATAATAGCGGTGGTTATAATCGGCATGCTCCTCCGCCCGTTATACCCCAAGCTACCGGTTTGGTCTCTCATGTCGCTCGCCGCCTTTATAGCCATTGTGCCAGGCCCTCTGTCCATCGACCAAATACCGTCTGTGGTAAACTTCGAGGTTCTCTTCTTCCTCGTGGGGATGTTCTCTATCGTCGCCTTAGCTGAGTCCAGCGGGCTGTTAGACGCAGTAGCCTACTGGTTCCTCGGCCTCTTCAAGTCTAGATACGGGCTGGCGGTGGGGGCCTCTCTCCTCTTTGGCTTTTTGGCGGCTGTGGCTGTAAACGACACGGTGGCGCTGATGGGGCCCCCCATAGCGGCTGTACTCGCCCGCGCCGCGGGACTGCCGCCTAAGTTCGCCTTCCTTCTCCTGGCCTACTCGTTGACCATCGGGTCGGTTATGACGCCGGTGGGTAACCCCCAGAACATGTTAATAGCCGTCACCTCTGGCATACAAGCGCCGTTTATTGCCTTTTTCAAAACGCTGGCGTTGCCCACCCTCATAAACCTTGTCGTCACGCCGCTGATCCTGGCCAAGATGATGGGGGTGGAAAACGGCAGGGTGGCGATAGCCACAAGCCCATGGGAGGCCATTAGAAATAGGAGAGATGCGGCGGTGGCCGCCGCTGGGCTGACGGCGGCTGTGGCGGCCATGGTGGCAAATGACGTAGCCGCCGTAAGCGGAGCCCCCCATATACACAACATAGGGTTGATACCCTTCGTCGTGGCGACCTTCGTCTACTTCCTGGCGAGCGACCCCCGCGACCTCCTCTCCAGGGTGGACTGGGGCACGATACTCTTCTTCACCACTATGTTCATCGCCATGAAGGCAGTGTGGGACGGCGGCGTCCTCCAGCCGATTATCTCCGCCGCCCTCCCCACCTACCAAGGCACGGTCCACGACATGTTGGCCATAACCGCCCTCTCCCTCGGCCTCAGCCAAATCTTGAGCAACGTGCCCTTCGTCAATCTCTTTTCGGCCTACTTGATGCAAGTCGGCGCAGACGAGAGGGCGTGGCTCACTCTCGCCATGGCCAGCACCATCGCCGGCAACCTCACTCTACTCGGCGCCGCGTCGAACATAATAATCCTGGAGGTCCTCGAAAAGAAGTACCACACGTCGGTCTCCTTCACGGAGTTTCTTAAATATGGCGCGGTGGTCACTGCCGTAAATATAGCGATCTACCTCCCCTTCCTACTGCTGTGAGTCCAACGCCCCCCTTATCTCCTTGAGGAAGGCGATGGCCTCCTCTACCGAGTTTCTAAGCCTTCTTAAGAAGGCTGTTCCCACCACCACGGCGTCTGCCCCCGCCTTCACCACAGCGGCGGCCTTCCTAGGGCTGTCTATGGCGAAGCCCGCCACCAGATAGACTTCAGGCGCCACCTCCCTAACTGTCTTTATGTTTCTCTCGACGTATACCGGCAGCTCTATGCCAGTTGCGGCGTACAGCCCGAGGTATATGAAGGCGGGCTTTAGAGAGGCGAGGCGCCTAAGCAACGCGTAGGGGAACTTGCTGGGTATGAAGAAAGCCGGCTCCAGCCCGTACCTCCTGGTCAGCTCAACATAACGGTCTAGATCGCCTGGGAAGTCAATGAGGAGATCCGGGGCGAGGACCCCCCTCGCCCCCGCTGCACGCGCCGTCTCAAACAGTCTCTGGGGCTCCCCGGCGAAGTCCTCCCAATAGGCCATGATGTACGTCTCGCCGGGCGCCGCTTCCACAGCAGACGGCTCCGCCTCCCTATGCGCCTGCCTGATGTAGGGCCCGTCGTACTTCGGGTTTCTACTCGGCAGACCTAGCTCCACGAAGTCGGCCACCTCTCCCACGGCGGTAAGCGCCCTCTTGAAAACCTCAGCGTTGGGCCAGCCAGCCAGGACGTACACGCCGAGGCCGGGCCTCCTCATATGGTCAGATCTAGGAAGTTCTTTAAAATCCTCTTCCCAAGCGGCGTCGCCACGGACTCTGGGTGGAACTGAACCCCGTAGACGGGATGTTCCACATGCCGAAGCCCCATGATCTCCCCGTCGTCTAGGGAGTAGGCCTCCGCGACCAGAACCGGGGGAAGCTCGTCTACCACAAGGCT includes:
- a CDS encoding DUF401 family protein translates to MIILATFLLIVLFIVFGTLSRKLDVSISLAVGALIYGAVAFGASLWKVSISAFNESMAYILASLIFAMALGFLLKEKGYKIASGLSALGPRAAAFLIPAAIGLLPMPGGAYVSAVVVDPLYEKMGLDRNEKTFLNYWMRHIWISIWPLFQGVLITSAVLGVSVWQVVEWAWPAALFAVVAGVAMGTPLVTNVAIVGRPRDLLALWPLVTVAALSFTIPLPLAVASVYLTYVVVYKVPRVQIIASFKYALNPRILSVIVFSLVFAQYIKESGLSTQLAELLSGYSAFAIFFIPFAVGLATGIEFTFAGLAFPPISPLIHGPALALAFTGGFLGVMLSPAHSCLVLTCEYYGCESARVYKLLLKAAVLVVVLSIAYYMLVFYYR
- a CDS encoding 30S ribosomal protein S30e; protein product: MPSHGSLTKAGKVRNQTPKIPAKPRKNLTPRRRNIRNYKRRILYASSQSASATTEA
- a CDS encoding RNA-guided endonuclease InsQ/TnpB family protein, whose translation is MEAGDIEKGSGQRRRSRRRNKSNAEKKDEKKDVLTHAVAVPSPRLSWRKFNALKELEERYKEFVVEFVEYGFKRGVTGQVSLRKALYSELRGRYPDLPSHYVYTAAQDAATRVKSFMALKREGKAKTEKPEIRRISIWLDDRLWKPEGYTAIRVSTHRGRITIPLWPTKQFWKHLNGGWRLKSQPRLKLDEKRRAVYVYFVFEKVVEERPAKGIIAVDLNENNVAVKAGGRVYILETGIRDITLGYHSRREVMQSLKGNRYTSRALKKNELNKKSDIRRKAANFVVREAERLGAAIAVENLPKEVPKNMISRVDDPVLRDRIYKAGFRSMLREIIRKARERGIPVVKVNPRRTSSTCPRCGGGLARGSAPRLLRCPHCGREWGRDVAAVINTERRALEEGRVPPGPMPDDPTPEVSWIPMKAWARRKSLGITA
- a CDS encoding TFIIB-type zinc ribbon-containing protein, with protein sequence MICPYCSSGKIVLQSGEYVCRECGTVVRWRRPELRRRVVVLLRGADRRS
- the tsaA gene encoding tRNA (N6-threonylcarbamoyladenosine(37)-N6)-methyltransferase TrmO yields the protein MYSLTPIGYIRHNYSDEEVKKRRVVEAVVEILPEYEAGLAGIEEYSHIIIIAYLHKFRGRPLVVRPKRVEGAPEVGVFATDSPDRPNPIAVTIARLLKRDGRVLYVDGVDLFNGTPVLDIKGFSPKRCPERVKAPWWAEEPL
- a CDS encoding DUF1634 domain-containing protein, with the translated sequence MELEDVIVLVMRAGLAASVALILSGLLLLALGPDKSISELANLRSPINSSLYPPASLVINLPSHPAVALLFIGLAVLMATPLVRVALAVAEFIREKDAIYTALTLFVLFVLFISLILPRVYV
- a CDS encoding sulfite exporter TauE/SafE family protein, with product MNVTLLFAALFTISVFAGFVGSLTGLGGGVVLVPIYVLALGVPVEYAAGASLVSTIATSLATSATYVRDRLTNVRIGMSLEISTTLGALAGSLTAAWIYASGLQRVVYLVFGAVLIFSSYMQWAVAKLGERPRPPPDRWTSFLKLRGRYYDAARGETVEYYGVRWWLGALIMFAAGLVSGFLGIGGGALKVLAMDWAMALPIKVSTATSNFMIGVTAATGTAVYWVHGYIQPFLAAATALGVLAGAYVGSRLLPHLRSRSVRFFFATVVLLLGVQMLLKGVWS
- a CDS encoding SLC13 family permease, whose product is MGQQLKILKFVELMYLGEIYSIVIIAVVIIGMLLRPLYPKLPVWSLMSLAAFIAIVPGPLSIDQIPSVVNFEVLFFLVGMFSIVALAESSGLLDAVAYWFLGLFKSRYGLAVGASLLFGFLAAVAVNDTVALMGPPIAAVLARAAGLPPKFAFLLLAYSLTIGSVMTPVGNPQNMLIAVTSGIQAPFIAFFKTLALPTLINLVVTPLILAKMMGVENGRVAIATSPWEAIRNRRDAAVAAAGLTAAVAAMVANDVAAVSGAPHIHNIGLIPFVVATFVYFLASDPRDLLSRVDWGTILFFTTMFIAMKAVWDGGVLQPIISAALPTYQGTVHDMLAITALSLGLSQILSNVPFVNLFSAYLMQVGADERAWLTLAMASTIAGNLTLLGAASNIIILEVLEKKYHTSVSFTEFLKYGAVVTAVNIAIYLPFLLL
- the trpA gene encoding tryptophan synthase subunit alpha, which codes for MRRPGLGVYVLAGWPNAEVFKRALTAVGEVADFVELGLPSRNPKYDGPYIRQAHREAEPSAVEAAPGETYIMAYWEDFAGEPQRLFETARAAGARGVLAPDLLIDFPGDLDRYVELTRRYGLEPAFFIPSKFPYALLRRLASLKPAFIYLGLYAATGIELPVYVERNIKTVREVAPEVYLVAGFAIDSPRKAAAVVKAGADAVVVGTAFLRRLRNSVEEAIAFLKEIRGALDSQQ